The region TCCTCTACCCACAGGCACCAGTTCGCGCTTGCGAAGTTAATCGCGTAATTCGTGCCATCCACGCCGTGCATGACCGTACCGGCCGTCCCATTGCGTCGTGGTTCTTGAGCATGAACAGCGGCGAATCATTGAAGCGGAAATTCTTGACTGCTTTCGAGATTTTTCCATTCTCAATGAGGAAGGTGCCATCACGCGTGAGCCCTGTATATAGAATGGTGCGGGGATCGACTTCACGGAGATACCAGAGGCGGGTGACGAGAACGCCGCGCTGGGTGGACTTGATCATGTCCTCCATCGAAGTGGTGCCGCCGTTCATGATGAACGATGTCGGCGCCCCGGTAGCGGTCTTGCCCTGCTTCTTTGCCCAGAAGCGAGAGTAGTAAAGCTCCTTGAGCACGCCCTTGTCGACGAAAGTCTGGCGGCCCAGTGGCAAACCGTCCCGTCCCAGGGCTGCGAGAGAACCATGGGGTCGAATGGATCGGCGGTAATGCTGATGCGGGCATCGATGATCTTCTCCCCGATCTTGTTGCCTCCACCGGTCTTTGTGAACGGGCTGCGTCCCTCGTCCGAAGCGCGGGCGTCGGCGTAGAACCCGACGAGCTGAACCAGATCACCGACCGCCTGCGGTTCGAGAATAACGGTGTAACGCCCCGGTTCGATTGCAACGGGCTTGCGTGACAGGCGCGCCTTCTCTACCGCGCGTGCGCTGACTGCGGCGATGTCGAGCTTGGTCCAGTCGGGGTTTTCCGCTCCAGCCCAGCCGGAACCTGTGCCATCTTCAGTTTGCCGCGCACTTTTTCTGGTGGAGCGAGGAAGCTGGTGCCGGCGAAGTTGGCCTCGTAGCCGTTTGCGCGGTCGAGCTCGCTGGGATGTCCAATTGATTCGTGGATCGTGAGCCACAGATGCGACGGGTGGAGGACGAGATCGTACCGGCCGACATCGACCGGTTTGGCCTTCAGCTTCTGCGAGGCCTCTTCGCCCCCTTTACGCGCGTTGCCGACGATGTCCAGCGATGTGACGTATTCGTACCCGCGGCCCGCCGGTGGTGAAACCGACCCGCGATTCTGGAAGTCCGACTGATCGGCCGAGATTGCGGTGAACTGCATGGGCACCCAACTTTGCAGGATTGTCTGTGTTATTACCGAGCCGTCGGTGTTGGCATAATTGCGCTCATCCTTTCGAAAGAACATTCCGCTGAAGACGAATTTCACGTTCGGCGCCCTGAGTGCTTCGGCGTTTGCCTTTAGCAGCAGCTCAGCTTTCTGCTCGATGGGAATCGTGAACGGATCGACAGTGTAGGCGTTCTTCCAGCTCACGCCCTTGTACGCCGGCGCCGGTGCGAGCTCGACAGGCCGGTCACGCCCGATGCGTGTTGCCTTCGCTACCGCAACCGCTTTTCTCGCGGCGGAGGCGACACCGTCTTTTGTGAGTGTCCGAGTTGCCGCGAAGCCCCAGGTGCCATCGACGAGTGCGCGAACGCCGGCCCCCATCGAGTCGGTATCGACCACGTTGGTAATCTGCTCCTCCCGCGTCTGAACAAAGTTCTGCCGGTAACGCCGATGCGGACGTCGGCGTAGCTGGCACCGCCCATCTTTGCAGCGTTGAGGGCATCCATCATCAGGTCGCGTGTTGCCGCATCCATAACCGGATCCGCAGGCGGCGGGAGCGGCGGCATTCCTGAGGCTCTGCGGAACGCTGCTTCGGCGGCGATTGCGCCGGTGATCAGCGTGCCCTGCTTTAGGAAATCTCTTCGGTTTGATGTCATGGCTCGGGATTCTTGTGGAGTCGGCGCTGTTAGGGGGGTGCCGCCCAGGATCAAGATGCACGCGGCAACGG is a window of Gemmatimonadaceae bacterium DNA encoding:
- a CDS encoding DNA gyrase modulator yields the protein MVDTDSMGAGVRALVDGTWGFAATRTLTKDGVASAARKAVAVAKATRIGRDRPVELAPAPAYKGVSWKNAYTVDPFTIPIEQKAELLLKANAEALRAPNVKFVFSGMFFRKDERNYANTDGSVITQTILQSWVPMQFTAISADQSDFQNRGSVSPPAGRGYEYVTSLDIVGNARKGGEEASQKLKAKPVDVGRYDLVLHPSHLWLTIHESIGHPSELDRANGYEANFAGTSFLAPPEKVRGKLKMAQVPAGLERKTPTGPSSTSPQSAHAR
- a CDS encoding metallopeptidase TldD-related protein — protein: MAAVSARAVEKARLSRKPVAIEPGRYTVILEPQAVGDLVQLVGFYADARASDEGRSPFTKTGGGNKIGEKIIDARISITADPFDPMVLSQPWDGTVCHWAARLSSTRACSRSFTTLASGQRSRARPLPGRRHRSS
- a CDS encoding metallopeptidase TldD-related protein, with the translated sequence MGRQTFVDKGVLKELYYSRFWAKKQGKTATGAPTSFIMNGGTTSMEDMIKSTQRGVLVTRLWYLREVDPRTILYTGLTRDGTFLIENGKISKAVKNFRFNDSPLFMLKNHDAMGRPVRSCTAWMARITRLTSQARTGACG